The genomic window TCCCCGACGCGCCCGACGCCGTCCTCGACACGATTCCACACGTCAACGCCGCGATCAGCCTGCTCGCCATCGCGACGATCTCGCTGGGCTGGCGCGCAATCCGGAACGGGCGGGTGGATCGCCACCGGAAGCTGATGGTGTCCAGCGCCGGCCTGTTCGCGGCGTTCCTGGTCCTCTACCTCTATCGCGTCTCCCTGCTCGGGCCACACGGCTTCCCCGGCCCTGACGCCGTCTACCTGTACGTCTACCTCCCGCTGCTGGCGATCCACATCCTGCTGGCGATGGTCTGCGTCCCGTTGCTGTGGTTCGTCGGGCTGCTCGGGGCGACGCGAACGGTGCCGGAGATTCGGCAGAGTCCCCACGCCAAGTACGGCCGGATCGCCGCGTCGCTGTGGCTGATCTCCTTCTCGCTCGGCGTCGTGGTCTACCTGCTGCTGTACGTCGTGTACTGATTCCCCAGGCGAGGAAGTGCGTGTTTGGCGTCCGGATTTGCGTGTACGGCACTCTCCGCACCGTTCGTGTGACCACCAGCCCGCTTCCCTGGCCAGACGACAAGTCTTATCGCCGCCTCGTCACCTACGAGCGAGCATGAACGAGGAAGCGGTGCGGGAGCGGCTCGCGACCGTCGAGGACCCGGATCTCGGTGACGACATCGTCTCGCTCGGACTGGTCAACGACGTCGAAGTCGGGGGCGACACGGCGCACATCTCGCTGGCGCTGGGCGCACCGTACTCACCGACGGAGACGGCGATGGCGGCGAAGGTTCGCGAGGCGCTCGCGGACACGGACCTGACCGTCGAACTCGACGCCGACATCGACCTCGACGACGGGGGCTCCCAAGAGGGGATCCTGCCGGGCGTCGAGAACGTCATCGCGGTCGCGTCGGGCAAGGGCGGCGTCGGGAAGTCCACCGTCGCGGTCAACCTTGCCGCGGGGCTCGCGGAAATGGGCGCGCAGGTCGGCCTCTTCGACGCGGACGTCTACGGGCCGAACGTGCCGCGGATGGTCGAGGCCGACGAGCCGCCGCGGGCGACCCACGACGAGACGCTGATCCCACCCGAGCAGTACGGGGTGAAGCTGATGAGCATGGCCTACCTCGTCGGGGAGGACGACCCCGTCATCTGGCGGGGTCCGATGGTCCACAAGGTTCTGACACAGCTCTGGGAGGACGTCGAGTGGGGCTACCTCGACTACATGGTCGTCGACCTGCCGCCGGGCACCGGCGACACGCAGCTCACCCTCCTCCAGTCCGTCCCCGTCACGGGGTCGGTGATCGTGACGACGCCCCAGGACGTCGCGCTCGACGACGCCCGGAAGGGGCTGGAGATGTTCGGCAAGCACGAGACGCCGGTCCTCGGCATCGCGGAGAACATGTCCACGTTCGTCTGCCCGGACTGCGGCGGCGAGCACGACATCTTCGACGCCGGTGGCGGTCAGCAGTTCGCGGACGTCCACGAGATGCCGTTCCTCGGCTCCGTGCCGCTCGATCCCGCGGTCCGGGAGGGCGGCGACGACGGGCGGCCGATCGTCCTCGACGAGG from Salinarchaeum sp. Harcht-Bsk1 includes these protein-coding regions:
- a CDS encoding DUF420 domain-containing protein; protein product: MLRAYLRDRVRAATAVLGTVSLALVFAAAGQRIPTALLPDAPDAVLDTIPHVNAAISLLAIATISLGWRAIRNGRVDRHRKLMVSSAGLFAAFLVLYLYRVSLLGPHGFPGPDAVYLYVYLPLLAIHILLAMVCVPLLWFVGLLGATRTVPEIRQSPHAKYGRIAASLWLISFSLGVVVYLLLYVVY
- a CDS encoding Mrp/NBP35 family ATP-binding protein yields the protein MNEEAVRERLATVEDPDLGDDIVSLGLVNDVEVGGDTAHISLALGAPYSPTETAMAAKVREALADTDLTVELDADIDLDDGGSQEGILPGVENVIAVASGKGGVGKSTVAVNLAAGLAEMGAQVGLFDADVYGPNVPRMVEADEPPRATHDETLIPPEQYGVKLMSMAYLVGEDDPVIWRGPMVHKVLTQLWEDVEWGYLDYMVVDLPPGTGDTQLTLLQSVPVTGSVIVTTPQDVALDDARKGLEMFGKHETPVLGIAENMSTFVCPDCGGEHDIFDAGGGQQFADVHEMPFLGSVPLDPAVREGGDDGRPIVLDEEGEAAEAFQEITRKVANNVGIVRRRDVSNRAKAEAAAEADAAEAEADGHAPESPEIGGDSAE